One Streptomyces coeruleorubidus DNA segment encodes these proteins:
- a CDS encoding DUF485 domain-containing protein yields MSYDPPPPSYPYRPPNSSPSYDTYPWMPQQPAEPARRRPRRHAALGHHSDLRVLRSAYRWQRRVATLTALGYFVVFLILSAFAPSFMTSTVTDGLPTGLLLALVQVPVTWLAIALYEQTARRRVDPLADRIRKQAELDARREGTR; encoded by the coding sequence ATGTCCTACGACCCGCCGCCACCGTCCTATCCGTACCGGCCGCCGAATTCCTCACCCTCCTACGACACCTACCCCTGGATGCCGCAACAGCCGGCCGAACCGGCCCGGCGGCGCCCCCGGCGCCACGCCGCGCTCGGTCACCACAGCGACCTGCGCGTGCTGCGCAGCGCCTACCGCTGGCAGCGGCGCGTGGCCACGCTCACGGCGCTCGGCTACTTCGTCGTGTTCCTGATCCTGTCGGCGTTCGCACCGTCGTTCATGACGAGCACCGTCACCGACGGCCTGCCCACCGGCCTGCTGCTCGCGCTCGTCCAGGTCCCCGTGACCTGGCTGGCGATCGCCCTGTACGAGCAGACGGCCCGCCGCCGCGTCGACCCCCTCGCGGACCGGATACGCAAGCAGGCCGAACTGGACGCCAGGCGGGAGGGAACGCGGTGA
- a CDS encoding GNAT family N-acetyltransferase, translating into MLTLERLRADHADALLAFERENRAYFARTVPDRGDAYFTPAGFAERHRALLEEQHARVCHFHVLLEDDVLIGRVNLMDAADGSAELGYRIGERAAGRGVATAAVAQMCRLAAAEYGLTSLTAKTTLDNPASMKVLARNGFTPVGDTTLNGRPGVRYVRRLGRLTARKAG; encoded by the coding sequence ATGCTGACTCTGGAACGGCTGCGCGCCGATCACGCCGATGCCCTGCTGGCCTTCGAGCGGGAGAACCGAGCGTACTTCGCGCGCACGGTCCCGGACCGCGGGGACGCCTACTTCACACCGGCCGGGTTCGCCGAACGCCACCGGGCGCTCCTGGAAGAGCAGCACGCGCGCGTGTGCCACTTCCATGTCCTCCTGGAGGATGACGTGCTGATCGGCCGGGTGAACCTGATGGACGCGGCGGACGGCAGCGCCGAACTCGGCTACCGCATCGGCGAGCGCGCCGCGGGCCGGGGCGTGGCGACGGCCGCCGTCGCGCAGATGTGCCGACTGGCCGCCGCCGAGTACGGGCTGACGTCCCTCACCGCGAAGACGACCCTGGACAATCCCGCCTCCATGAAGGTCCTGGCCCGCAACGGCTTCACGCCCGTCGGGGACACGACCCTGAACGGCCGCCCCGGAGTCCGTTACGTACGCCGCCTCGGACGACTCACCGCACGGAAAGCGGGTTAA
- a CDS encoding cellulose-binding protein yields the protein MSSASVSPHGFLAVRGRGYRPEQVDEFAEALSEDRDAAWERAARLTVLARHMDAELEQLREVVARLVPQTYESLGERARRLFELGQEEAAAVREGARWEARELVDGACASAVGVRESAQAYADAVRADADERARQRLLAARAEADEIRAAADREVREQRGEALAALREMRQRTSGMLAEQAKEHAERWAELEREDAARAAALDAHHAEAVAGAESALSEAEQSFADAEDSTRHRQEEAAACAAELLARARSHADSVEQETERVLREHAERGDDARAHIDRVHADLTAWAGRAAAE from the coding sequence ATGAGCAGCGCATCGGTGTCCCCGCACGGCTTCCTGGCCGTGCGGGGGCGCGGTTACCGTCCCGAACAGGTCGACGAGTTCGCCGAGGCCCTCTCCGAGGACCGTGACGCGGCCTGGGAGAGGGCCGCCCGGCTGACGGTGCTCGCCCGGCACATGGACGCGGAACTGGAGCAGTTGCGGGAGGTCGTCGCACGGCTGGTCCCGCAGACCTACGAGTCGCTCGGGGAGCGGGCGAGGCGTCTCTTCGAACTCGGCCAGGAGGAAGCCGCGGCCGTAAGGGAAGGGGCGCGGTGGGAGGCGCGTGAACTCGTCGACGGGGCGTGCGCGTCCGCGGTCGGCGTGCGCGAGTCCGCGCAGGCGTACGCCGATGCCGTACGCGCCGACGCCGACGAACGTGCCCGGCAGCGGCTGCTCGCGGCGCGCGCCGAGGCCGACGAGATCCGGGCCGCGGCCGATCGTGAGGTGCGGGAGCAGCGGGGCGAGGCGCTGGCCGCGTTGCGGGAGATGCGGCAGCGCACCTCCGGAATGCTGGCCGAGCAGGCCAAGGAGCACGCCGAGCGGTGGGCGGAGCTGGAGCGGGAGGATGCCGCCCGGGCGGCCGCGCTGGACGCCCACCACGCGGAGGCGGTGGCAGGCGCCGAGAGCGCGCTGTCCGAGGCCGAGCAGTCCTTCGCCGACGCCGAGGACTCGACCCGGCACCGGCAGGAAGAGGCAGCCGCGTGCGCCGCGGAGTTGCTCGCCCGGGCCCGCAGCCACGCGGACTCCGTCGAGCAGGAGACGGAACGAGTACTGCGCGAGCACGCCGAGCGCGGGGACGACGCCCGGGCACACATCGACCGCGTGCACGCCGACCTGACGGCGTGGGCGGGGCGTGCGGCGGCGGAGTGA
- a CDS encoding carboxymuconolactone decarboxylase family protein — MQARMTNPAYVLPGAMKGIGTLFQAIGEGGLGQDVAEIVGLRASQINGCGACVHGHTANLRKAGVSEERIAAVAAWRHAPFFSDAERAALRLTEAMTRLSDLSGESVPDALWDEVADHFDEKEISALILTVAVTNMFNRINTTIKEPAGTTWG; from the coding sequence ATGCAGGCACGGATGACCAACCCGGCGTACGTCCTTCCCGGTGCGATGAAGGGCATCGGCACCCTCTTCCAGGCGATCGGGGAGGGCGGCCTTGGGCAGGACGTGGCGGAGATCGTCGGGCTGCGGGCCAGTCAGATCAACGGCTGCGGTGCCTGCGTGCACGGGCACACGGCCAACCTCCGCAAGGCCGGGGTGAGCGAGGAGCGCATCGCGGCCGTCGCGGCCTGGCGGCACGCGCCCTTCTTCTCGGACGCCGAGCGCGCCGCGCTGAGGCTGACGGAGGCGATGACGCGGCTCTCGGATCTGTCGGGGGAGTCGGTTCCGGACGCGCTGTGGGACGAGGTGGCCGATCACTTCGACGAGAAGGAGATCTCCGCGCTGATCCTCACCGTCGCGGTGACGAACATGTTCAACCGCATCAACACGACCATCAAGGAGCCCGCGGGCACCACGTGGGGCTGA
- a CDS encoding ABC transporter ATP-binding protein gives MTSAVTIPRHGGTGGRTAVAARARQVVKAYGSGETRVVALDHVDVDIARGQFTAIMGPSGSGKSTLMHCLAGLDTVTSGQIYLDETEITGLKDKKLTQLRRDRIGFIFQAFNLLPTLNAIENITLPMDIAGRKPDKQWLTRVVETVGLADRLKHRPTQLSGGQQQRVAVARALAARPEIIFGDEPTGNLDSRAGAEVLGFLRRSVDELGQTIVMVTHDPVAASYADRVLYLADGRIVDEMFKPTAEAVLDRMKDFDARGRTS, from the coding sequence GTGACTTCGGCTGTGACCATTCCCAGGCACGGGGGCACTGGAGGGCGTACGGCCGTTGCCGCGCGGGCGCGGCAGGTCGTGAAGGCGTACGGGTCCGGTGAGACCCGTGTCGTCGCCCTCGACCACGTCGACGTGGACATCGCACGCGGCCAGTTCACCGCGATCATGGGCCCCTCGGGGTCCGGCAAGTCCACGCTCATGCACTGCCTCGCCGGGCTCGACACCGTCACCAGCGGGCAGATCTACCTCGACGAGACCGAGATCACCGGCCTGAAGGACAAGAAGCTCACGCAACTGCGCCGGGACCGGATCGGGTTCATCTTCCAGGCGTTCAACCTGCTGCCGACGCTCAACGCCATCGAGAACATCACGCTGCCCATGGACATCGCGGGCCGCAAGCCGGACAAGCAGTGGCTGACGCGGGTCGTGGAGACCGTCGGGCTCGCCGACCGTCTCAAGCACCGGCCCACCCAGCTGTCCGGCGGCCAGCAGCAGCGCGTCGCCGTGGCGCGGGCGCTGGCGGCCCGGCCCGAGATCATCTTCGGGGACGAGCCGACCGGAAACCTCGACTCGCGCGCCGGCGCCGAGGTCCTCGGCTTCCTGCGCCGGTCCGTGGACGAGCTGGGCCAGACCATCGTGATGGTCACCCACGACCCGGTCGCCGCCAGTTACGCGGACCGTGTGCTGTACCTCGCCGACGGCCGCATCGTCGACGAGATGTTCAAGCCGACCGCGGAGGCCGTCCTGGACCGGATGAAGGACTTCGACGCCCGGGGGCGCACGTCATGA
- a CDS encoding ABC transporter permease: protein MTVMKTSMRNFFAHKGRMALSAIAVLLSVGFVCGTLVFTDTMSTTFDKLFAAASSDVTVSAKGASDSGETTADNGKPPVMPASVLGEVRKADGVKSAEGAVFSTSVTVVDADKDNLSPSSGAPTIVGSWNANEARTMEITSGAAPKSADQIMVDADTADKQDLKLGDEIGVISAVGTHKAKISGIADFTVTNPGAAIFYLDTKTAQQTLVGETGVYTNVNVTAATGVSDAQLKKNVTAELGADFQVKTAKETADANQKDVAGFMNVMKYAMLGFAGIAFLVGIFLIINTFSMLVAQRTREIGLMRAIGSSRKQVNRSVLAEALLLGVVGSVLGVAGGVGLAVGLMKLMGQMGMELSTDDLTVAWTTPVVGLVLGVVVTVLAAYLPARRAGKISPMAALRDAGVPADAKAGWIRGVIGTVLTGAGVFCLYLTAAADKAQEGSLWLGLGVVLSLIGFVVIGPLLAGGVVRVLGAVLLRMFGPVGRMAERNALRNPRRTGATGAALMIGLALVACLSVVGSSMVASATDQLDKTVGTDFIIQSDSGQLITPQAVKAVKSSSDLERVTEYKWTQADFTTPDGKTLKKTAITAADPSYATDLRTEVVAGKLPDAYKPDSMSVHEKFAKDHGISLGSKIKVAFKGGSTADLTVRAITSSDVVIDAGAMYTSISTMAKYVPADKMPLDSVLFASAKDGQQDAAYKSLKSALHDYPQYTVRDQTDYKEALKDQIGQLLNMIYGLLALAIIVAILGVVNTLALSVVERTREIGLMRAIGLSRRQLRRMIRMESVVIALFGALLGLGLGMGWGATAQQLLALEGLEVLEIPWPTITGVFIASAFVGLFAALIPAFRAGRMNVLNAIATE, encoded by the coding sequence ATGACCGTCATGAAGACCTCCATGCGCAACTTCTTCGCGCACAAGGGACGCATGGCGCTGTCGGCGATCGCCGTCCTGCTGTCGGTGGGCTTCGTCTGCGGGACGCTCGTCTTCACGGACACCATGTCCACGACGTTCGACAAGCTCTTCGCGGCCGCCTCCTCGGACGTGACCGTGAGCGCCAAGGGCGCCTCCGACAGCGGTGAGACGACCGCCGACAACGGCAAGCCGCCGGTCATGCCGGCCTCCGTGCTGGGCGAGGTGCGCAAGGCCGACGGTGTGAAGTCCGCCGAGGGCGCGGTGTTCTCGACGTCGGTGACGGTCGTCGACGCCGACAAGGACAACCTGTCGCCTTCCAGCGGCGCCCCGACCATCGTCGGCAGCTGGAACGCCAACGAAGCCCGCACCATGGAGATCACCTCAGGTGCGGCACCCAAGAGCGCCGACCAGATCATGGTCGACGCCGACACCGCCGACAAGCAGGACCTGAAGCTCGGTGACGAGATCGGCGTGATCAGCGCGGTCGGCACCCACAAGGCGAAGATCTCCGGCATCGCCGACTTCACCGTCACCAACCCCGGCGCCGCGATCTTCTACCTCGACACCAAGACCGCCCAGCAGACCCTGGTCGGTGAGACCGGCGTCTACACCAACGTCAACGTCACCGCGGCCACCGGCGTCAGCGACGCGCAGCTGAAGAAGAACGTCACGGCCGAGCTCGGCGCCGACTTCCAGGTGAAGACCGCCAAGGAGACCGCCGACGCCAACCAGAAGGACGTCGCGGGCTTCATGAACGTCATGAAGTACGCGATGCTCGGCTTCGCCGGGATCGCCTTCCTCGTCGGCATCTTCCTGATCATCAACACCTTCTCCATGCTGGTCGCCCAGCGCACCCGGGAGATCGGCCTGATGCGGGCGATCGGCTCCTCCCGCAAGCAGGTCAACCGCTCCGTGCTGGCCGAGGCGCTGCTGCTCGGCGTCGTCGGATCGGTGCTCGGCGTGGCCGGGGGCGTCGGCCTCGCGGTCGGCCTGATGAAGCTCATGGGCCAGATGGGCATGGAGCTGTCCACCGACGACCTGACGGTGGCCTGGACGACCCCGGTGGTCGGCCTCGTCCTCGGCGTGGTCGTCACCGTCCTGGCCGCCTACCTGCCCGCCCGGCGGGCCGGCAAGATCTCCCCGATGGCCGCACTGCGCGACGCGGGAGTCCCCGCGGACGCCAAGGCCGGCTGGATCCGCGGCGTGATCGGCACGGTCCTCACCGGCGCCGGCGTCTTCTGCCTCTACTTGACGGCGGCGGCCGACAAGGCACAGGAGGGCTCGCTGTGGCTCGGCCTCGGCGTGGTGCTGTCGCTGATCGGCTTCGTCGTCATCGGCCCGCTGCTCGCCGGCGGTGTGGTCCGCGTCCTCGGCGCCGTCCTGCTGCGCATGTTCGGCCCGGTCGGCCGCATGGCCGAGCGCAACGCCCTGCGCAACCCGCGCCGCACCGGCGCGACGGGCGCCGCGCTGATGATCGGTCTCGCCCTGGTGGCGTGCCTGTCCGTGGTCGGCTCCTCCATGGTGGCGTCCGCCACCGACCAACTCGACAAGACCGTGGGCACGGACTTCATCATCCAGTCCGACAGCGGCCAGCTGATCACCCCGCAGGCGGTCAAGGCCGTGAAGTCGTCGTCGGACCTGGAGCGGGTCACGGAGTACAAGTGGACCCAGGCCGACTTCACCACCCCTGACGGCAAGACGCTCAAGAAGACGGCGATCACGGCGGCCGACCCGTCGTACGCGACCGACCTGCGCACCGAGGTGGTCGCCGGCAAGCTGCCCGACGCCTACAAGCCCGACTCGATGTCCGTGCACGAGAAGTTCGCCAAGGACCACGGCATCAGCCTCGGCTCCAAGATCAAGGTCGCCTTCAAGGGCGGCTCCACGGCCGACCTGACCGTCCGGGCGATCACCAGCAGTGACGTCGTGATCGACGCGGGCGCGATGTACACCTCCATCTCGACCATGGCCAAGTACGTCCCGGCCGACAAGATGCCGCTGGACTCGGTGCTCTTCGCCAGCGCCAAGGACGGGCAGCAGGACGCCGCCTACAAGTCCCTGAAGTCGGCGCTGCACGACTACCCGCAGTACACCGTGCGCGACCAGACCGACTACAAGGAGGCCCTGAAGGACCAGATCGGCCAGCTGCTCAACATGATCTACGGCCTGCTGGCCCTGGCGATCATCGTCGCCATCCTGGGCGTGGTGAACACCCTGGCCCTGTCGGTGGTGGAGCGCACCCGGGAGATCGGCCTGATGCGGGCGATCGGCCTCTCCCGCCGTCAGCTGCGCCGCATGATCCGCATGGAGTCGGTCGTCATCGCCCTCTTCGGCGCCCTCCTGGGCCTCGGACTGGGCATGGGCTGGGGCGCCACCGCACAGCAGCTCCTCGCCCTGGAGGGTCTGGAGGTCCTGGAGATCCCCTGGCCGACGATCACCGGCGTCTTCATCGCCTCGGCGTTCGTGGGGCTGTTCGCCGCCCTCATCCCGGCGTTCCGGGCGGGCCGGATGAACGTCCTGAACGCCATCGCGACGGAGTAG
- a CDS encoding MFS transporter, translated as MGSTSSAARETARPATTGRRGAVVAALMLSMALAALDATIVSTAVPQIVGDLGGFSVFSWLFSGYLLAVTVTLPVYGKLSDTFGRKPVLVAGSVVFLVGSLLCALAWNMGALIAFRVVQGLGGGALQGTVQTLAADLYPLKDRPRIQSKLSTVWAVSAVAGPGLGGVLAAYADWRWIFLVNLPIGAVALWLIVRHLHEPQRETGTHARVDWAGALAVFACGGVLLTALVQGGVAWPWLSAPSLALFGTGLALVAVVVLVERRAAEPIIPGWVWRRRTIAAVNLALGALGLLMVAPAVFLPTYAQSVLGLAPVAAGFVLSVWTLSWPISAALSQHVYRRIGFRNTAMLGIGAAALILFAFPFLPYPGQAWQPTLLMLLLGAALGLFQLPLIVGVQSTVGWAERGTTTASVLFCRQTGQTVGAAVFGAVANGVLAARLGGASDLDSVTRALASGTAPEATRRAIADAVHAVYLGASCAAALAFLVLLFLAPRKFPVLKD; from the coding sequence GTGGGCAGCACCAGTTCCGCGGCACGTGAGACCGCACGTCCCGCCACGACCGGCCGGCGGGGCGCTGTCGTCGCCGCCCTCATGCTCTCGATGGCGCTGGCGGCGCTCGACGCCACCATCGTCTCGACCGCCGTCCCGCAGATCGTCGGGGACCTCGGCGGCTTCTCCGTCTTCTCCTGGCTGTTCTCCGGCTATCTGCTGGCCGTGACCGTCACCCTGCCCGTCTACGGCAAGCTCTCCGACACCTTCGGCCGCAAACCGGTCCTCGTCGCGGGCTCGGTGGTCTTCCTCGTCGGCTCCCTGCTGTGCGCGCTGGCCTGGAACATGGGGGCGCTCATCGCGTTCCGCGTCGTGCAGGGTCTGGGCGGCGGCGCGCTCCAGGGCACCGTGCAGACGCTCGCCGCCGACCTCTACCCGCTGAAGGACCGCCCCAGGATCCAGTCGAAGCTGTCCACGGTGTGGGCGGTCTCGGCGGTCGCCGGCCCGGGTCTGGGCGGCGTGCTCGCCGCCTACGCGGACTGGCGCTGGATCTTCCTGGTCAACCTGCCGATCGGCGCGGTCGCGTTGTGGCTGATCGTCCGTCACCTCCACGAGCCGCAGCGGGAAACCGGCACGCACGCGCGCGTGGACTGGGCGGGCGCCCTCGCCGTGTTCGCCTGTGGCGGTGTTCTGCTCACGGCCCTGGTGCAGGGCGGGGTGGCGTGGCCGTGGCTGTCGGCGCCCTCACTCGCCCTGTTCGGTACGGGACTCGCCCTGGTCGCGGTCGTGGTGCTGGTGGAGCGCCGGGCGGCGGAGCCGATCATCCCGGGCTGGGTGTGGCGGCGCCGTACGATCGCCGCGGTCAATCTGGCCCTGGGCGCGCTGGGTCTGCTGATGGTCGCGCCGGCGGTGTTCCTGCCCACCTACGCGCAGTCGGTGCTGGGCCTCGCGCCCGTGGCCGCCGGATTCGTGCTGTCCGTATGGACGTTGAGCTGGCCCATATCGGCGGCGCTGAGCCAGCACGTGTACCGCAGGATCGGCTTCCGCAACACGGCGATGCTGGGCATCGGAGCGGCCGCGCTGATCCTGTTCGCGTTCCCGTTCCTGCCCTACCCCGGGCAGGCCTGGCAGCCGACCCTGCTGATGCTGCTCCTCGGCGCCGCGCTGGGCCTGTTCCAGTTGCCGCTCATCGTCGGTGTGCAGTCGACGGTGGGGTGGGCGGAGCGCGGTACGACGACCGCGTCCGTGCTGTTCTGCCGGCAGACCGGCCAGACGGTCGGCGCGGCGGTCTTCGGCGCTGTCGCCAACGGGGTGCTGGCCGCCCGGCTCGGCGGCGCGAGCGACCTCGACTCGGTGACCCGGGCCCTCGCCTCGGGCACCGCGCCCGAGGCGACCCGGCGGGCGATCGCCGACGCGGTGCACGCGGTCTACCTGGGCGCCTCCTGCGCGGCGGCACTGGCGTTCCTGGTGCTGCTGTTCCTGGCGCCCAGGAAATTCCCTGTGCTCAAGGACTGA
- a CDS encoding DUF2079 domain-containing protein — translation MPAPALQVPEAHIPTPVAPSRGDRHPDRARWDPWILAAVLFAAYAAVSVGRYRHMTTLSWDLGIFEQVVRAYAHLRAPVSDLKGPGFDILGDHFSPVTALLAPAYRLFPSPVTLLVAQAALFALSAVPVTRAAARLLGRRRGLALGLAYGLSWGVQRAVDFDFHEICFAVPLIAFSLEALLADRRGAALCWALPLVLVKEDLGLTLAAIALVVAWRARGSSPRTVPYALGAAVFGVAAMLLVLTVVIPSFNTAGTYDYWNKVSESGSPVDGLDTKLRTLAWLLIPTTGLLALRSPLLLVALPTLGWRFLSGDDHYWGTDWHYSAVLMPVVFLALADALTAARHSPRPWLSSYAAQLPAAVAAAALALTTSLPLAQLTEAGIYREPAAVSGVERLLARIPDGATVEANVGPISRLTSRCRVFWLGNTQGVTPQYIALENIDGTYRDPVGYAGDLHPGAEYAVAGKAGGYVVLERLTAS, via the coding sequence ATGCCCGCCCCCGCCCTCCAGGTCCCAGAGGCCCACATACCGACGCCGGTCGCCCCTTCCCGCGGCGACCGGCACCCGGATCGCGCGCGGTGGGACCCCTGGATCCTCGCCGCCGTCCTCTTCGCCGCCTACGCGGCCGTCTCCGTCGGCCGCTACCGGCACATGACGACCCTCTCCTGGGACCTGGGCATCTTCGAGCAGGTGGTGCGCGCGTACGCGCATCTGCGGGCGCCGGTGTCCGACCTCAAGGGGCCGGGGTTCGACATCCTGGGTGACCATTTCAGCCCGGTGACGGCCCTGCTCGCGCCGGCGTACCGGCTGTTTCCCTCGCCGGTCACGCTGCTGGTCGCCCAGGCCGCGCTCTTCGCCCTGTCCGCCGTACCGGTCACCCGCGCCGCCGCCCGGCTCCTCGGCCGTCGCCGCGGTCTCGCCCTCGGCCTCGCCTACGGACTGTCCTGGGGCGTGCAGCGCGCCGTCGACTTCGACTTCCACGAGATCTGCTTCGCCGTCCCGCTGATCGCCTTCTCCCTGGAGGCCCTGCTCGCGGACCGCCGGGGCGCGGCCCTGTGCTGGGCGCTGCCCCTGGTGCTGGTGAAGGAGGACCTGGGGCTGACGCTGGCCGCGATCGCGCTCGTCGTCGCCTGGCGGGCGCGCGGCTCGTCGCCGCGGACGGTTCCGTACGCGCTCGGTGCCGCCGTGTTCGGCGTGGCGGCGATGCTGCTCGTCCTCACGGTGGTCATCCCGTCGTTCAACACCGCCGGGACCTACGACTACTGGAACAAGGTCAGCGAGTCGGGCAGCCCCGTCGACGGCCTGGACACCAAGCTCCGCACCCTCGCCTGGCTGCTGATCCCCACCACCGGGCTGCTCGCCCTGCGTTCCCCGCTGCTGCTGGTGGCCCTGCCGACGCTCGGCTGGCGCTTCCTGTCCGGCGACGACCACTACTGGGGCACGGACTGGCACTACAGCGCGGTCCTGATGCCGGTCGTCTTCCTCGCCCTCGCCGACGCCCTCACGGCCGCGCGCCACAGCCCGCGCCCGTGGCTGAGCTCGTACGCCGCCCAGCTGCCGGCCGCCGTCGCCGCCGCGGCCCTGGCTCTGACCACGTCGCTGCCGCTGGCGCAGCTCACGGAGGCCGGTATCTACCGCGAGCCCGCCGCGGTGTCCGGCGTCGAACGGCTCCTGGCGCGGATCCCCGACGGCGCCACCGTCGAGGCCAACGTCGGCCCGATCAGCCGCCTGACCTCGCGCTGCCGGGTCTTCTGGCTCGGCAACACCCAGGGCGTCACCCCGCAGTACATCGCCCTGGAGAACATCGACGGCACGTACCGCGACCCGGTGGGCTACGCCGGGGACCTGCACCCCGGCGCCGAGTACGCCGTCGCGGGCAAGGCGGGCGGGTACGTGGTCCTGGAGCGGCTGACGGCGAGCTGA
- a CDS encoding cation acetate symporter produces MTTEFSGNAQSMSLVGFTAVATITLLLCVMTGPDRDDLDEFYTGYSSLSPMRNGLAIAGDYISAATVLGTGGVIALFGYDGTVLALSTALSLMLLMFLLAEPLRNAGRFTMGDALTRRMPGRGVRIAACAVTLAALLPLMVVQLAGTGQLMAFVLGFSGESLQTGCIIGVGALMISYAAIGGMKGTALIQILKIVMLLGSGMVIAMLILHRFDWDPGALFNAAAGNSGVGSAFLSSGLQFAGGPSPGLDMITSQLTVVLGGAVLPHVTMRMYTASSARQVRRSMSWAVSSVALFVLVITVVGFGATALVGRAVIAQVDPQGNTAYLLGSQAAFGPDVSTAETFLFTTVTTAVFLTLLASVAGMILACANSLAHDVFAARVREMSPRREMTVARVSALAVGIPAILLATLVQHRSLQPLVTLSFCLGASAIAPALVYSLFWRRYTRTGLLSTLIGGSLAVLLLMPGTNLVSGSPVSAFPDADFNWFPFTTTGLLSIPLGFACGWLGTMASGRRKSEEQRHQYEAVEGWILAGAVRRDR; encoded by the coding sequence GTGACCACCGAGTTCAGCGGCAACGCCCAGTCGATGTCCCTGGTCGGCTTCACCGCCGTCGCCACGATCACCCTGCTGCTGTGCGTGATGACGGGCCCGGACCGGGACGACCTCGACGAGTTCTACACCGGCTACAGCTCGCTGTCCCCCATGCGCAACGGCCTGGCGATCGCCGGCGACTACATCTCCGCCGCGACCGTCCTCGGCACGGGCGGCGTGATCGCCCTGTTCGGCTACGACGGGACCGTACTGGCCCTCAGTACGGCGCTGTCCCTGATGCTGCTGATGTTCCTGCTGGCCGAACCGCTGCGCAACGCGGGCCGGTTCACCATGGGCGACGCGCTGACCCGCCGTATGCCGGGACGCGGCGTCCGTATCGCGGCCTGCGCGGTGACCCTGGCGGCGCTGCTGCCGCTGATGGTCGTGCAGTTGGCGGGGACCGGGCAGCTGATGGCGTTCGTCCTCGGCTTCTCCGGCGAGTCGTTGCAGACGGGCTGCATCATCGGCGTGGGCGCGCTGATGATCAGTTACGCGGCGATCGGCGGGATGAAGGGCACCGCCCTGATCCAGATCCTGAAGATCGTTATGCTGCTCGGCTCCGGCATGGTGATCGCGATGCTGATCCTGCACCGGTTCGACTGGGATCCGGGCGCCCTGTTCAACGCGGCCGCCGGCAACAGCGGCGTGGGCTCGGCGTTCCTCTCCTCGGGCCTGCAGTTCGCGGGCGGCCCCAGCCCCGGCCTGGACATGATCACCTCGCAACTGACGGTGGTGCTCGGCGGTGCCGTCCTGCCGCACGTCACCATGCGCATGTACACCGCCTCCAGTGCCCGGCAGGTGCGGCGGTCGATGTCCTGGGCCGTGTCCAGCGTGGCGCTGTTCGTGCTCGTCATCACGGTCGTCGGGTTCGGCGCGACGGCCCTGGTCGGGCGGGCGGTGATCGCGCAGGTGGACCCGCAGGGCAACACGGCCTATCTGCTGGGCTCCCAGGCGGCGTTCGGCCCGGACGTGTCGACGGCGGAGACGTTCCTGTTCACGACCGTCACCACGGCGGTGTTCCTCACGCTGCTCGCCTCGGTCGCCGGGATGATCCTCGCCTGCGCCAACTCCCTCGCGCACGACGTGTTCGCGGCCCGGGTGCGGGAGATGTCACCGCGCCGCGAGATGACGGTGGCCCGGGTCTCGGCGCTGGCGGTGGGCATCCCGGCGATCCTCCTGGCCACGCTCGTGCAGCATCGCAGCCTGCAACCCCTGGTGACGCTGTCCTTCTGCCTGGGCGCATCGGCCATCGCCCCCGCGCTGGTCTACAGCCTCTTCTGGCGCCGCTACACCCGGACGGGCCTGCTCAGCACCCTCATCGGCGGCTCGCTGGCCGTCCTGCTGCTGATGCCGGGCACCAACCTGGTCTCCGGCTCGCCCGTCTCCGCCTTCCCCGACGCCGACTTCAACTGGTTCCCGTTCACCACCACGGGTCTGCTCTCCATACCCCTGGGCTTCGCCTGCGGCTGGCTGGGCACGATGGCCTCCGGTCGCCGCAAGTCGGAGGAACAACGCCACCAGTACGAGGCGGTGGAGGGCTGGATCCTGGCGGGCGCGGTACGCAGGGATCGCTGA